One Hordeum vulgare subsp. vulgare chromosome 4H, MorexV3_pseudomolecules_assembly, whole genome shotgun sequence DNA window includes the following coding sequences:
- the LOC123446374 gene encoding probable serine/threonine-protein kinase clkA, with the protein NNNNNNNNNNNNNYYNNNSSNSNNNNKNKNNNNNNNNNNSNNNSNNNNNTKSNNNNNHSNSNNNNSNNNNNNNNNNSNNNNNNNNNSNNNNNNNNNNNNNKSNNNNNNNNNNNNNNNNSNNSNSNNNSYNSNKKNNNNNNNNNNNNNSNNSNINNNNNNNNNSNNSSNNSNNNNNNNNNNNHKNNNNISSNNNNNNNINSNNNKSNNNYSNNNNNNNNNSNNNSYNNNNKYNSNNNNNNNNNNNNNNHNNNNNISSSNNNNNSNSNNNNSNNNNSN; encoded by the coding sequence aacaacaacaacaacaacaataacaacaacaacaacaactactacaacaacaacagcagcaacagcaacaacaacaacaagaacaagaacaacaacaacaacaacaacaacaacaacagcaacaacaacagcaacaacaacaacaacaccaagagcaacaacaacaacaaccacagcaacagcaacaacaataacagcaacaacaacaacaacaacaacaacaataacagcaacaacaacaacaacaacaacaacaacagcaacaacaacaacaacaacaacaacaacaacaacaacaacaaaagcaacaacaacaacaacaacaacaacaacaacaacaacaacaacaacaacagcaacaacagcaacagcaacaacaacagctacaacagcaacaagaaaaacaacaacaacaacaacaacaacaacaacaacaacaacagcaacaacagcaacatcaacaataacaacaacaacaacaacaacagcaacaacagcagcaacaacagcaacaacaacaacaacaacaacaacaacaacaaccacaaaaacaacaacaacatcagcagcaacaacaacaacaacaacaacatcaacagcaacaacaacaaaagcaacaacaactacagcaacaacaacaacaacaacaacaacaacagcaacaacaacagctacaataacaacaataaatacaacagcaacaacaacaacaacaacaacaacaacaacaacaacaacaaccacaacaacaacaacaacatcagcagcagcaacaacaacaacaacagcaatagcaacaacaacaacagcaacaacaacaacagcaac